The sequence TCGTAGAGTCCACTATAGAACCTGAACTCCGAGGGCGAATTTTCACACGGGCGGGaagaaaactatatttaaaatattttttaagaaatatttttaatagtgtaGTCTGTTTCGTTATGAAGAATATAAAGTTatgaagaatataaaattatgtagaatattagcaaaattaaaacatttatttaattgatttaaaaacatttaaataaatataattatttcacaaGAAATACCGTACAAACCTGGCATCTAGAAATATTTAATCGCACTAGCACGACTCTGAGCCAGCGTTTCATTcagtcaattatttataataattttataagcaaCCACGTGCACTGGATCGATGGTGGTTTGTTTCGTGGAAGGTCGAACACTATAATAGCAACATCAATCTGTCACGTACGTGATGAAACACTATTGCTTTTACTACGACTTTACCAATTTGTTTTTAGAACgattttcaaacataaaacGATAGATTCGTTAAAGGTATGAGATTACTAAAGAtagtcttattaatattataaaagcgaaagttCGTGGAAATGTTAGggtgtttgtatgtttattacgagtaaactcagaaacaatgtcacagatttggataaaatttgtcaCGCGTAGACCAAGcactggattaacacataggctacatttttactttttgtgcCGTCAATTTGCTTTCATGGGAAATACCTAATATATActaatttagtataatttcttaaatatatggATTTGGCATCGTACCGTAGTTTAGGgtcttttgtagcgggaaaggcttttcatgcggccgaagtcgcgagcaacacctagtaataaATATGGTAAGTATTTGATTGGTTTGGATGatttataagaaatcattacatctATCCCCGTAgtatacttataaattttaagtaataaaaataacagttattGTGTCAAGCATTGAAAATGAACAGAACTTTCTATTCGCACTGaacattaatttacaattaagttaatttattataagataaagTGGAAAATCCCCATTAAATACCCGCTTTAgcacttaatattaatttctgttACAGAATTAACTCTATTGACATATCTATAGTTACACGTTAGAATCATCGACATTGGCAAGATAGAACGCCGCCTCGATGAAGGAATagagaaaataaacaataagtcATACATCCAAATATAACGTTCGGACGTCTTGAACGTCGTGGAATTAAAAGAAACGTTACATCATCGAACGATCTCAAAATAATACCGGGTGGACTAttgcaaatacataaattacgGCCGACAGTAAGGCCAACGTCTAATTCAATCTGGCAATAACGTTAAACGAAGGAAATTGTTAAACTAATTTCAGTGATTATAATTGACCAATACAGATGGCAATCATAAGAAGAGAtttgttaacaaaataatagttcATCTAACAATCACATAAGTTTTCGAACTCACACTACAGTGAAATCTTATAACGAGTGTTTTTCGGTACGAGGATTCGATATGACATCAAACTCGGAGAACATTTTGTGAATCccataaatatgaattaaaaaagacATTGAATATTTGGCAAATATACATATTCATTCTATCTTTATATTGGTACAAGAAAGTGTAAAAGTATTGCGCTTTTAATATCGTTACCtgctttaaattattacatgtgAAGGTCGTATAGTGTGAGTTGTTCATActcaaatatttctttatcatCACCATGATGACGTGAGTGTAATTATTATGACTGTCGAATATATTCTCTGACcattctatataaatatctcAACCAGTTACGTCAATTTAGCGATTCATTCACAACTATTTCATTCACGAGAGACGGAATATGTTAACCCCTGTGAATCgataacatttttcttatatGCCAGAGAAGAAAACATCGCATAAGCCTATGCAGATAAATAACTGCAATGCAGATGACTGACTGTACGAAAGAGATTTAGGCATTTTGTTTTCAAAGCTTCTTTACTCTCAATGTTCGAGTTTTCTATTGGCTAGACAAGACGTGGAAGATCGGCCGCCAACCTATCTACGTATAGTTCAAACTTACTTCCCTGATCGCATTTACCTTTAACAATGGCTTTTATTTGTGAAGAGTTCTGCTAGCCTTTTCAGTTAAATGTATTAGCTTTTAATCTGTTTTTAAAGACGGTCCaagtattttttctaaaacattatttaaagcGAGTGATTGTAAAGAAAGATCGATTCCTAATTTGGAATGGACTATTTTGCAAGTAACACTTAACATACAACAATTCTCTTTGTCACGCATTAAATTGCTTATACTCGTCTGTATAGCGAAAACCgtatacatttaaaatctaatttccTGGAGTCAAAGCTTTTTGGACAAACCATTGTACGTCCAGGGGCTAAGTCTCCCGAAGTGACGTGATGGGACTAGTTCTTGATTCGTAAATCAGAATGTTGGActgatgaaataataatttgcacATGTTTGAATGTCGCGTGCCTCTGGATACACGTTGCGTACACTGGGTACAAACATTAATGTCTCATACGACATGCCGACTGCCGAGTAGTTTAATGGTGTATGACTGCGACTCAAGAGCTAATTACATCTTTGTTAATCATTATTGTGTAaatgtttaccatcaggttttattgtataaaatattttaagagaaaATCAATTAGGCAAGTGatgtcatacataatattttttttttacttctttctTACGCACAACATTCGTCACCATAAAACTACCGCCATTCAAACACATCAATATTAGGTTACAGCACATTAAACGAGCCATCGCGGCCAAGACAAATGTTCTTTGTCGTTTCACACGTCATCAAGTCAAGATTTGGGCAACCGCAATGTGAAATGTAATTTGTGTAGTCATTAGACAACGTGACGTTTActtttatgtagttttaatgtaaatattaatcaagCAATACATTAAGCCATTCCAATACCAATTTAACATGCATACGTATTTCTAATATACGTTATAGTTTATACTGTAACGGTGCTCAGTCTGAAAGTTTCATAACCCCGTCCTTCACCCCTCTGGATGCGACCCCAAGCGAGGCATTGCGAGGGGGCAGGGGCTGTGTCGAAAGCTCATCGAGACTATTGCAAGTGCACCGGCTTGCCGAGTATTGAATTACACGGTTAAACAATTGCACGCATATCGATAGCTCACTCGGACAATGATCCGCAACTCAACTATGAACTCGACACTTTTACGAAAGAAATATAACATTGTTAAAGCCTAGGTGTACactgttttaaattttcattaatattacgCAACTTACGATTCCGGTTCAGTAATTTATCAAGAATTATACAAATTGGTGTATGAAAACTTCGAAAACATAGTACCGCAAAATCTAGCCCGCATCGCGAAAAATATCCAATAATGAAATCAACATTCTCTAACACGTGGAATCGCGTATAAGTACACATACCCACTAGTGCTTTATAATCCTCGTGGAAAATAAATCTGTGGTTACGTACAAATTGGATGCGATGCGGTGCGGATTTATTTCCGAAGTATGTTTCGTGGGGATGAAGTTTATAGACGCTCGCCGTATTGCGAAAAATAATCGCCCGTAAGTAAATTAATCTAgtgattacatttttattatgttatgctAAAAAGCAAACAAGATTGTCGAGATGTTCACTATACACGGGAAGAgacaatgaaaaatgttaactaTCCTTATTAGGTAAAATGCAGTGATTATAAACAACCAAAATACGCTTTATGTCGAGATTTAGGATTGGCGGCTTTGTGACACTTtacgatattattataactggcATACATACATTCCAGTGAGCTATCACGCGAAATGATAAGAATGCAATCGATCGATAAGCGAGATAACGGAGATTGTTCGAGACGGAACACACGGTCTCAAACGTTCGCTCAACTCGTctgttactttatattttaaaaacaagttCAATAGTTTCTTTGTCTGGTTAGATATTTTCAGTATTGCCTCAGGGTTTTATCAATAATCGTAGActgaataatatattgttatatacaaAGTAGATATGTAATGtttacatataagtattttatttgtgccTTTTTTGTAAGTTAAACCATATTAAGAATAGCACTTCAGAGCagtaaattgttacaaaaaattacttagCGTACCAAGATCGGTTTAAAAAATCATTGGCACAAAAACATCGACAAGTTTTAGAGCCAAaacgtatataaatatatatacttaggtttaataaacatgaatattattaaatatgatgaATGAAAATTAAAGGATCGAtgcagacagacaaaaaagggTCAAACCTACGTGGGCTACGTAATATAGAGCCCCAATATTGCGCCTGAAACTCTACAAGATAAACAATAAGCTAACTACATGCTTCCAAACATAatcatgatttaaataatttgtttgattcATGTATTGATAAATGCCAGACCATTTAATTCAAACTCTGTCCACCCCAGCTGACCGTGCGCATAATAGGTCACCATTTAACACTATATTGACTCCACAGGTTATTAAAATCAGATAAAACTAGTACTTGACACTGATTTACTAAAATTACTGATAAGAGATAACGACCGCCCATGCTGTAACTTATAAGCCATACAGTGATAATTGTAATAAGAGTTTTGAGTGCATCAACAATAACCAGGTAAATTCAGAACTGATTCCAAAAGTATGTCTACAATACAATCCAATCTATACAGAGTAATTCAATGGAAAGTGACCCATAGGGTTAAAAGTTATCAAAGACGTATTTCGTGAGCTTAATAAGATAGACTTGCATCATTCACCGACATTGTTCATAAAATACGTAGTTCGCATTCGAGCCAACAACATTTAGTACATATAGTTTAATTCACTGAATCGTTATATTCATAAAACCGCTCTTATTCTGGGCaagtaaaagttataaatacaaaCGTGCACGCGAAGCCGCGGGTAACAATAGCCCATATACAAAACACAACTCGTTCTGTTGTTAAATGCTCCTAAAATACAACACCTCTCATTTTACTACACTTACTATGTAAAAAGAAGAGTTGCTATTAAAGTGTTCGTGAAGAATGAGTTTCTTTGTGTTGAATGCACGCATCACGACTCAAAAACTTTTCAAGAGTCGTCACGTTCATTATGAAGACTCAGGTGTATATTTGTCTTGTATGAAAGCTGGTACTGTTTATatagaaacattatttttacaacatAGGTGTTTACaattaacagaaaaatataGTTCAGATCACGTTTGTATATTAACAAACGTGATCTTGAATGATGAATCAACATAGACATAACCAATTGTCGAATGGAACGCCTTTtgcaacgatttttttttaagagataaagtatattttacgaataaaaatactttttatgcaCTAAGTAAACGTGAGTTAAGGTAAACCACTAAAACTTACCAAAATACCAAAAGATCGAGAGTGAAAAGGAATAACAGTTTTTCATTTTCCATGTACCAAAACTAGAATATGAGAACCAGTTTTGCCAGATGTTCCGCTTTATCAACAACATGCCAACGAGAAGTCAACCCTCTGGCGCTCCAATAGAACCCGGAGCTAGATGCTGAAAATCCCTAGTTCAATTAACAGGAAATAGCCGATACaggaataatgaaaaaaaaaaacagcgtaTTAAAAGGAGAGCATTAAAAGAACGAAGGGTTCTAAACTTCTTGTCTATCCGCTATCTCAACTCTCGTATTTGGAAAAATGGTTCTGGTAACACTAATCAACAAGCTCATAGAGGTAGACCATAGCCATCGAGCATAGCACAGTAGCGCACATATTCGCGTGGGCCCTGGCGCCCGCATACCGCACACCCGCCCCGCCCGGTCAATGCCCGCTGTGGCCGTTTCGGCCGACGCCGCGACTCACCTTGACATTCATCTCAAGCACGACGACGCTTTGGCCAAACGTTTGAATCAACCCAAACAGTTTCCGAATGTCACATTTAGTTAAACCACTATGAAATGACTACTCAAATCAGTTGACTAATGGCGTGGACAAACATGCATAATGGGCAGGACGACGATGAATGAGAGTCCACTTGATAATCATGCAATCCCAGTACCAATAAAGTCTTTCTCATTAGGCGatacaagataaaataatttgtatgtatatatcttaacaagtttttgtttatatacaaAAAGCTCTCACAAGTTTTAAGATAACAACAATTTTTTTAGCAACTGAAACAGCTTTGAGATTGGCCTCAATGGTATTCAATTAGGTGCCTATGCCATATTAGCACAAAACATGGACAACGAGGATAAGTTTATAATTCATTAACCTCTAGTCCATTCTGTAATTTGACTGGAGTTTTTGTCTACAAGAAGATAGCATCATAAGTAATCTGATATAATCCATCAACAATCGCCTGCCTAGTGACGTCGCCCTGCTATTATTACCCAAAGAGCTACAAATCTGCGGATTAATTTAAATCGTCTTTATAAGGTCAACACTCTCTGATGGTTTTAAAACTATTCCTCGCGATTAACTTAAATGTTAATGCGTCATGTTGTTGGTCTTGTCCTTAACATGCAACGAAAAGATTctcataaacatttaaatagaaaCACAACTATAATAGTTAGATTGGTATATACATCACTATCCAAcataaatacagtaaaaaaaaaacatgtttgacAGTAGGCTGTGTTTCGACTTGTCGCACttactataaaaatgtataaacatacgAGTTTTTTTAAGAGGCATTATCATGAGAGGCTGCCTCTAGCTATGTCTTTCAAGctcatctatttaaatatttaatagtgatTAAGTTGGTTAACTCTTTATTAATAACATGAAGCgagttttatatttctatgtGATCAGtgccaaatttatattttactaagtatAAATCACTCAGTTTGTGCCGCTTCGCATGTCCTGCGCTCAGGTGCTTATTTTGGGGGCCAAAAAAAGGACCCCGATTGCAACTATGCCGCCTTAAAACCGCAGCCTAACCGAACTATTGACAAATCCGACATTGTATCAATCAAATCATTATAACGAGCGCATACTAGTACATGATCCCAAACAGGTATTGAGAAGTCTTGACCTGTTAGTTTCCAACATACGTTGATTCAAAAGCATTGCCTTAAAAGCGATAATGACCGATCCATGACAGTATACGGGCACCATTGTTACGTTTACATGGTGAGTGAATCACGTCCTCAATGTATAACACCTACGAGTGGAAACTTTGAACCGATCGCGGCCCCAATGAcgtcacattattttttttaataatgcgaATATTTTAACGTAGCCTTTGGTGTAATTAACCTAGTATTTTGAGATATTTACATTCCCTGTCAACTTATTCAGACTAATCTAACGACCATCAGCCTTACTTAGAAAAATTTCGggaagctatgcttagttaaaacacaaatttacttgatcaCCTGTATTCATAGCCCGCCATACTGCGtcttaataaagttaaatattgggaaaccggtgatgtttttcacagctatttaagcaattcttaatcacttCTTAATGCTAGAACAAGTTATAAGGTAAGACTGCATAATTGAATGTACTACATTAGGAGGGAATGTAAGTGTCATTTCCAAGTTCCAGCCACTGTTATCACAcattatttgctttaaaatgaCAACCATCTggccataataaataattatgtaatatggtACATACATTTTTCATGTATTATAGGTGAAAACAATGTGCttcctaattaatatttttttatatactttaacaatatatatatttttttaatttgacaatatCAACCTCAAATTATAGTTTGTTAGAActgcaatataatatatttttattctatgtgTTCATCTTACTGAGCTAGCCAAGCATTTATGTCTTACAACTGTTATCACTACCAATTTGATATATACatattgtaggtatatatattaaACAACACCTCTGATTATAAGTACCAACTATTGTTTCAATAGTTATATAGTTTGCTCCATCATGAATCCATAACTGTCCTTCATTAATGCCTCCTGTTAATGGAGCTTGAAAGacattaatttacataacaatAGTATAAACCTGATTTATTTGCAGATGGTGGTTGTCAATGGATGGTCCTCGTTCATCATTGAAATCACATACACATCatgaaactttttaaatatgtacattatacAAGTACTACTGTTAAGGTGAAATTCACTATTCATATAAAAGTATGCGATACATGCCGTATTGGAATTGTGATGAAATATGTTACTAGGAATAAGGATTTATGAACTAAGGAAGAAAGAACTAAGAATAGGAGCATATCACTAATTGCAATTGTTCACAATAAAACAaaccaaactaaaaaaattgtcctatttttatacattattttctgGCATAAGCAAGTACATTTAAACCTCAATGACTGCAATCTTGTCAAAGAAAAAATCGCTATTCTCTCTCttaaaaattagtaaattttcataaatttttctaaacattataaaatactatagataaacaaaagaatatgctacatataatattatgaatattttagtatttaaacatATCCTAAATGATGAAATCTCTTGTCTTTTTTACTTCACATGTTTAAAACAGGGACAATGAAATGATGatcaaattttattcttattagtTAGTTTTTGCTTAGATTTCAGGTTGAGTTGAATAATGTCATTTTTCCTAATGCTTCCCTTTGTTACTAGAGTGATCCCACTTGCCATCAGATGCAGAAGCATTATGTAATGAAAATATGCatatggattttttttgttttattgcagttattccatttttgcattcttgttttctttttgttagaCACATAAtgaacattgcaatttataaatttcaaattagcCTTTTTAAAGATTgtcagtaataattaaataagtaggtaGTTAATTAACTACCCATTGTCCATTTGagtgatatttcaaaataattttgttagtaattattataaaggttAACTAGCATCTGTTTTGTTCTGTGTCATATGTAATTAGACCTGTGATTTTACAAAGAATTACATCCTAATGAGATTTAGCTCAGTGTCCTAAAAAGTTAGCAGCATTATGAacattacaacaaaattaattatgttattatgtcaACGTTAagagaaatattattacatgactaattatattataatctcacATCACATCACATTATGATGCATTAGGGTACATACTGATAATAATATTCACTTAAAAGCCATACACGTAATtacatttttctaaattttgtaATTCCACTCAGGCAGCTTTATCTAcctaatagttattattattttgtgtctcTATTTTGTCATGACTAATAATTAATTCCTGCAAAGTGATatcataacttatttaaatggaACGTAAATTCTTCCCTCAAAAATCACCTTTATTATTAAGAGGAAACAGAGGCCAATTCAAATTAAGTTGAAACCATACACAAATGTTATTCTAATAATCATTGAGTACAGGAAAAATAAAAGCACCGTATTTAAACTACAATGTTTCAATACAGGCAACATCCTTCATTTGAAATGTGAACAGTTAGACACAgatatatgtttaatttatgcTGCCCTAGTCTAATTTGcaaaatttcacataatatCCTTGAAATTGTATCAGAAATAGATAACAGAGAGGATAGATGGATTATGCcatgattttttataagaaaaagtatttattcaggttaatattataattggtaggtcttcaaattttaataaccacATGCCATAAACTCCAATAGTAGATTACAATGCTTATGTTTGGATGTACTAACTAATGCATTCTGAAAATCTGTTACATAGTATGGTACTTACCAAaggaaatcataaataaatctcTAATGTAAtaacagttaataaaatattaagatccAAATGCAATTagtgtaattaaatgttaactGGCTTAATAAGTTTCACCTCTACACAACCCTCTTTAagtaatacacatataaaataaattacactttaTCAAACATGTAGAACAGTATGagattctaataaatattaacatgtacTTATAGAAGGATTACCATGCTGTGATCAGAACCCAGTGGCAAAATCTAGGTGtgtaaaattttcttttcttaaaacaaagaaattgatACTTACATAAATGAGGCCAGAGTAATATCTGTCCTTGATGTTATGCAGAACAGATGCTTCATTCAGGTAGGTCAACTCAGCCATATCCTCCACTTTGTCGAATTTTGGCGGGTTCATCTTCTGGATATCATCTATCGGGACCAGGATCCGCTTCCCTGACTCCGCGATCTCCACTTCCACCTCATCTCCTCTCTCACCCTTGATCCCGGCCGCTACGAATCCTTGAGTCTCGTGGGGGACCCACACTAATCTCTTCTGGGTCCATTCCGCCTGTGTCGCCGGGTCGTTGAAGCTGTTCCGATCGACCGACAAGTACCGGAGTTCGGGGTCGTTCCTATCCATGTCCCCCATCGCGCCGCCTAATCACGCGCGACCCAATCTACTATAGCCACACACCGGCACTTTATACCACATATAAACGCTCACCGCGACTGACACACCTCACAACACAACGTTTTAGTTTCCAACACCGCGTAGTTTTATTGCCGTAGTCTCGCACGGCGCCGTTATCCACAAAATGACGATTGCGACTGACAGTTCCGAGGCGGTTACACTTACGGGTAGAAGGGATGACCGGTCGACGCCCGAATTCACGTTGATTGTTGCCGTAATACTAAACAGATTTCCAATTATGTACTTTTATAAAACCCTAATTAATATGCTAGTTCAATAATGTATATACGAGACACATGTTTTATGTGCTTCCGAAGTAGTTAAAGAcacttatgtttaaaaaaacctaaaataagCTCACGACGTGTTACCGACACTTCTTTCTTGTCGTTACGGCCTGATTCTGATTACACGAATAAAGCAACTGTTAGCGAAAATTTCTATACGCAGTTACCTATTGGTTAATTATGGCATGTGTTGCAATAAGCGAAAAATTTAACCAATTagaaatgttttacaaacaGCTGGTTTTATCACTGtaacagaaaacaaattaaaggtGCGTTCTATTAAAAGGATTTAATTCTAATACCTATCtagttgaaaaaatatattatatatgtattagttttgttaaaaattgCTAATATTATAGACTTTATTACAGCCGTTCTCAACCTTTTCTTGTACAGACCACAAAGATATTGTTATGGTGCCCCATGGTGCCTATGATGAAAATGTAAATTCATTgacaaagaacaaaaataaaacttattatttcaatttatttcaatataaagtatatcaaataactgaataattttattcttatgaGATCAATATACTCTTCAAGTATGTAATTCtagataatttttcttttatcaaaaattttTTTAGTCTGTTTGTCGACTTACAAATGCACGTTTGGCCGCATACGATTCGCGAGTCACAGGTTGGGTATAGCTCGTTTATTAAGACCTAATATTGAGTTTAATATCTTGTCACATGACCAAAAATCACAGGCAAATGGACCGCAACCACTTGCCGCGTGGAGCGGTTCGGGTTGCTGTGAAAAATTTCTGCGATCACTACAGACGGGCCGCAGCGGAACGGATAACGTCGTTGAAGCAAGAGTTTAAAAAAGcaaggttttattttagaactaGGACttgataaattaaactttttctaAAGACTTTTATAAAGATGTTCGACAATTTTAGGCGTTGTGGAAATAGCGTTAGGGGTTTATTTTGAGtcaataataattgataaaagtatttaatttttcggAGTTGGTAAtcctgtattttatattctctttggtggTCAGTGGCCatgtttatttgtgtttgtttgtctCTGGTGGCTATTATCCAaagaagaatatttattttggttattttataaacaattttggggtttaaatgtttttaacttaaaaacacgtttatgtacacattttaaattgtataaacttTGAAATGTCAACGATTATAAAATTCGATTTAAAAGATTTAAGAAAATTAGCCTGTGATAAGAATTCTTGTGTGATTGAGAAAAAAGTGACGCAAAATTTGGCTTTACAGCCATGGTGTCTCGGTAACATTaatgaatcaataaaaaatctattggaTTATAAAATTGGGAAATTTGATAAAGAGtaagttaaatgtaaaaatcTTTGCAAAGTAGGTAGTGTCCCAATACCCATTATCAATGCGATTTGGTCAAATCTATTGCGCCATGGTTAACATCGATTCGGAAACTTTGTATTAGCGAGTCTTAAGATCTACGAACATCTAAAGCTGACTTGACGACACtttggttaaaataaaactacccACTATCATGCTTGGTATAATACAGTGATACACTGCAGTCTGTAATGTGTATGATTtcaaaaaccaaacaaaatatttatatcgtaatataacattaaaaattaccaTACCAAAAGCTTTAATGCTCAGTTGTTGGTtgcaataaagtaataaaaggtCTAAGTGTTACTGCATTATTCATTGATGTTTGTGGCCTTGATTTATTGTTGACAACCTCACATATTTCCCATCAATTTTTGTTTGGACATAACTACTAGTATGTGGAATAATTGAGAATATAATGATCTTGAAATCAAGAAATTAAAAGGCATTCCatcaagtttttataaatggtCCTCGAAGACTGTTGCATTGtagattttttactttaaaaatacttattatcttTGTTAGTAGATGTAAgtaaaacaaatcattatttttttccagATACAATGGTATTTTATTGAGTTACAAAAATTTACGTCTGCTACAAAATATTGGCACCATCAGAAATGACAATGCTGACATCCACTTCCAAGTGCAagctgattattttattttccaaccATACATTGGTGCAAGATTAACTGGAATTGTCAATAAGAAAAGTACCACACATCTTGGCATTCTAGTCCATAGGTAAATACACCAAATATCATATATATGCCAATTCTCATGTATGCAAGGTTTATATTACTGAGTGTGTGTTTTCAGAGTTTTAATGTAGTTATACCAAGGCCAACTGAAAAACCTGGAAATGAATGGATAGGATCAAGTATACAAGAAGGTCAAGAAGTGAAGTTTACAATTGTGGTCTTGGATCTGTATGGTGCATTGCCTTACATTAGGGGACAATTGGATGAAAGGTACCTGTCATTATCCCTTTTTTCAGATTCTGTTGCTTAATACATTGACTGCGGTGGCAAAATGATAAACTGTCTACAAGTGCAGTCATCATGCATGGAGTGTGTTGTCAACATCTCATTTTAACAGAGATGTgtgtgcattagcttatataactattgcaatattgtaaatgatttttttt comes from Manduca sexta isolate Smith_Timp_Sample1 unplaced genomic scaffold, JHU_Msex_v1.0 HiC_scaffold_57, whole genome shotgun sequence and encodes:
- the LOC119193476 gene encoding myosin heavy chain, non-muscle-like, producing MGDMDRNDPELRYLSVDRNSFNDPATQAEWTQKRLVWVPHETQGFVAAGIKGERGDEVEVEIAESGKRILVPIDDIQKMNPPKFDKVEDMAELTYLNEASVLHNIKDRYYSGLIYVSINFFVLRKENFTHLDFATGF